In Raphanus sativus cultivar WK10039 unplaced genomic scaffold, ASM80110v3 Scaffold2589, whole genome shotgun sequence, the DNA window atcttgaaatggagtagcttcatactccccctctcgcagcaccttgtagccttcttccaatggtgttttggcctgtctacttccaatggttcctgcctcattcagatatcaagtgtgtacttcctttgagatatgaatagcccctctttagagcggcaaaattcaatccctaggaagtactttaactctcccaaatccttaatgtcaaaagtagatttgagaaaagatttagttgagatgataccttccttgttgctaccagtgatgattatgtcatcaacatacaccagtatgactatgataccttccttgctggtaagagtgaagagagaatgatctgcttgagacttcacaaaacctctcccattcagtgttgagcttagcttgtggtaccatgctcttggtgattgtttcaatccgtagatggccttcctgagtctaagcacatttcctggtttcaccatgtcttcaaggccaggaggaggtctcatgtatacttcatcatctaactctccttgaagaaatgcattcttcacatccatttgccacaagtcccactccaagttgaccgcaagtgagagtagaattcttatggtgtgcagttttgccactggtgcaaatgtatcaagtaatcttcaccataaacttgggtgtagcctcttgccaccagtctggttttcttcctctctggctttccattggctccatacttgattgtgaagagaagccggcttgtcacagctttctttcctttgggaagctcactttcaaagtatgttccattcttttccatagctcccatctcatctccaacagatgctccccactcctcatcttgcatagcttcctcatatgtctttggaatccattcttgatccaattcagtgatgaagcttgatgctctgctgggtagtgagctagtgagcatactgcactaatgggatgtgccacagctttagcattgaagtaaacccttgtgttgatccactctgaggctggtctcctgttccttgtactccttctcaaggtttgtatctgatcagcttgattgttgtcacttggttcctcatgagtttcagtggctgcttgtggttgtgattctatctcttcttgatcatgagatactcctgagttctcttcaggctgagcttgcgcagattgatcatctccatggcccccttcatgatcatgatgagatactccaattcttctactacttcttcagcagcccgagtggaggtctccctgaccttttctggttcctttggtagactgatgccaagtctctccataatgattctcaggttgttagctctatcagtggctgattgagaaagatccttgagttcatcccaactcttttcatcatagtagcctgttgattccatgaacttaacatcccttgataccagaactcttctagtctctggtacataacatttgtaacccttctggtgagttgaatacccaatgaacattgcctttctactcttggcctccagcttgtttctaagctctcctggaatcaaaacaaaacacacacacccaaacacacgcaagtgatctatggatgacttagttttgttcaatacctcatatggagtggcattgtgaagaattcttgttggcgtgcggttgataagataagcagcagtaaccactgcatctccccaaaacctcttaggcacatttgagtgaaacatcatgctcctggccacttccatcaagtgtctattctttctttctgccacaccattttgttgaggtgtgtaaggacagctggtttggtgtatgattccgtgagaagctaagtgttgtttgaaggctgtgctagtgtattcaccaccattatctgatctaagaattttaatcttaacattgaaatggttagtgacataattctgaaagtttttaaaggcttctagcaccctatcttttgattgcaacaaagtgatccaagtgtacttagacttttcatctataaaagtcacaaagtacttatgctgttctctagatgcacatgggcagtccaacatcagaatgaattaaatcaaagcaattatcatatatggtcattgatttaggaaacacatttctacaatgttttcctaatatacaagcctcacaatcacttttaaaagaaacactaggcaacaggatgttcaaagcatgagaatgaggatgtcctaatctagcatgccatattacatctttagggaattcagaaacagaattaaaatagcaagataaatcagaagctggtcttgtgtcctcaagcaagtacaagtctcccttggtaacacctttgccaagcaacttactagaatcaatatcctgaaaatacacactgttaggcctgaaagtaacttgacaattcaaatcattagtcactcttttaactgacagcaagttagatgcaaatgtgggcatataaaaagctttagacactttgtcaaacagtttgagatcacctactccttctattggaattttatctccattggctatcatcacatttcctaaggcaggttcaatgtttttaatcaagcttaaatcactaatcatatggtgtgatgcaccagaatcaataatcagaggtttagcagttttaaaaacactcatagaactaccaacagtgtgatatgcactaagagaagtaccaagagttttaggtataccagattcttttaaggccttgatgaaaagcacttaagtcagactttgtgatgatctcatctagattggcccttggtgtagcatacactgatgcagaggtcatggcactccccacgccactgctgcttgctcccatagggtgtggtgtggttggctctgctccatcagttgagagattggctcttgcatcctgatgctgggggcgagtctctctgaacttgtttggcttcaagtggggatggagaagccagcacttgtcctttagatgacctctcttcttgcaatggtcacagatcaaggctttcttctcctcttgcttgtatgccttgttagccacagcttcttcagcttggtgtgccatgtttaggtctcctttgttaccaaacaagcccactgatccttcctccttctggatttgagcacatacttcatccaggtcagggagcttgtcagatctcaagatgtgcttaatcaagctaccataagatgggctgagagtgagtagcagtccaaacactttatcctcttcacgcctggttaagagagtggtaggatcagttgtgtgtggccttagtatctccatctctgcccaagagacctgaacttgccaaagtgaggttggaactccccatctccttggttgagagcgCCAATGGCccttttcacttcaaatactCTAGTGAGGTTGGAACatttccatacactttgtagagagtatcccacagctgcttggtagtctcacagtatgagtaagactccattattgctggttcaagagagctgaggagagctgagagcaccatgagatcttcttgattccatttgtcttcatcagctaccaccaccacctcttttccatcttctccttgagtggtttgttttggagtagCTTCTgttgtggcatacttccataaacctcttccaccaagggctctcttcaccatccttgcccaaaagaggtagttaaccccctttaaggtcacaggtatgttgagatgtttgttgttgttgttgttgctttcttccattttcttcaactcgccaagaacacttcaagaacaggagagagaaataaagaaaagaaagagatttaaacaagaacagagtgtttgcggaagttagatttggtttgaagagctttgttgctctgataccatgagattttatgaagattaaaggaggtttgtgatgagaattaagaacaagagtgagtaattagtatcaaaccgagatagagagagataagagagagaggagtattGCGAGAgtcaagagagaaagagataagagaatTCATATTTCCTTGATTAAAATGGTTAACATGATACATGGTTAAATAGCAAATatagagaaacaagacaaagagAACTATAATAAACTAAGCTAGTCTTCTCTGCGCACTGATCCGAGAAAGGGACAGGTCTGGATGGAGAGAGACAGCTCCCAACGGCAAGGAGATCATGTGACTTCTTCATTATTTAATTGTGCAACTTGCTTCTCCTTGTCTCCACACTCCAACGGTCGCCAGCTTCACTCTTCctagtttaaatatattcttcttgtctttgaaTAACTCTTCATGGCGAATTGATAGCTTGATACCCAAGTATTGTACGGCTAGACTTGCCTCACAAGACTTGTGCTGATCAAGTGTTTCTTCATTCATCCGAGaggcttcatcttcttctcttcttcttcttctcatgtCCATGCAtccatttattgcttcatgtcaacactccccctcaagcttgaccatagggattgatcaagcttgaaaccatgaagcattccctcattaaaacctttacttggaaaaagtagatttgagaagcAAATTGCACAATTAAAGGAGACAAGTTTGAAGCTGGCGACCGTTGGAGTGTGGAGACAAGGAGAAGCAAGTTGCACAATTAAATAATGAAGAAGTCACATGATCTCCTTGCCGTTGGGAGCTGTCTCTCTCCATCCAGACCTGTCCCTTTCTCGGATCAGTGCGCAGAGAAGACTAGCTTAGTTTATTTAGTTctctttgtcttgtttctctatATTTGCTATTTAACCATGTATCATGTTAACCATTTTAATcaaggaaatatgaattcctcttatctctttctctcttgacTCTCGCaatactcctctctctcttatctctctctatctcggtttgatactaattactcactcttgttcttaattctcatcacaaacctcctttaatcttcataaaatctcagagaagagttgggatgagctcaaggatctttctgatgtgatcatggaccaacaacttgataaagatatagaagaggtgatcaaggataagcaagatgaagatggagatgccttGATCATTcccaaaggtcccatgactcgtgcaatgacaagaagactccatgaagctgttggaaacatacttaagatatcttggaagcaagaagattgtcttggtcgtagcttgagcaaccaagacacacttaccacacttcaagctgaaccttcaagctgatcatcatctaggcaagtggcttgtgtgtactctttttcccttagttggttttgtcccactgggttttccaactaaggtttttaatgaggccatgagttcactttcattcacctagatgatgtatctttggtgcatctcggatgctttggaccaaccacatatctaccttatgttatctttaatctatagttttatttcttatcttATGTGTTGCAAactcttttaaattttagtctttggtctttgtttgattaccaagggagcgtgttccctttaatgatctcgagaacttgagtctgttcaagtcttctctctatttaaacttgtcgcaagcttctttctatgcaatcatcttttaatcaaaaaccttgttctctcttaaacttgtttacgagttcttgagtgatcttgttggtgtgtagtatccagcaaaccctaggtgtctaagttggtgtgtcatatccgatctagtcatctaaaagtgtcaaggagtctttccgcaactctttgaatcaaccatcagtccactaccttgaagatcttgagtctttgcctcgatcttgcaaggatctatccatatcatccagagaatacatcctaggatcttattaagtggtatcagagcactctggatagggaagttctcgatttctctttgtttttatttcaacCCTTCGACTTCTTTTGAATCCATCGATTGATCTGTGTTCATCTTTGAGTTATTTAGCTAGATCTGATCGTTTAATTacctattgttgttgtttgattcaaatcctgatagatctaggaagtttcatcatatttgatcttgatctgTTTCGATTTCGTGTGATAGAAGTTATCAAGTATTGATCTTTTCAAATCGTGTTACCTTAGATCACAAGTTTTCCTTTTAATCAAAgttgtttccttttaaaaatttttcttgaacaacttacttgttttgattgtttctttgtctcaggtaccaatggggaACGAGTCAGAAGaggaagcagaacttgtaaggaAGAGTAGACTTCTAAGGGTGGAGATGACCGAGCAGTTACAACAAACTCTAATCACTACTGTGGCTGATATGATCAAGACTAGCATCACGGGTCTTCGTGATGAGATAAGACAAGAGCtaagacaagctactggtcagggccatagtaatgagtcaaggagagaaagaagaggtcaGAGTCCACAGAATCATCCTGAACCAAGGAGAGACCGTAGAGAACATGCTGGATCACAAGAGACtgacaactactatgagcgcaGCCGATCTGAACAtagtggttcttcttcttctagagtGAGTAGAaggcagaggcgtgatcatgaaGTTAGGGGACTTAAGAAAGAAGAGCTTGGTGGAGTTAAGCTCAAAATACCTCCTTTTCATGGCAAGGTTGATCCGGATGCCTACTTggagtgggaaaagaagattgagattgtctTCAATTGTAAGAACTATACCAACATTCAACGAATCCAACTCgctgcaactgagttctatgaCTATGCTCTGagctggtgggatcaactggttACCATGAGGCGGCTTAACCAAGAATATCCAGTGGAAACATGGagtgagatgaagtctcttatgcgcaagaggtttgtaccGAGCCACTACCACAGAGATCTTCACCAGAGACTAAGAAAACTCACTCAAGGAGCTAAGACCGTAGAGGAGTACTATCAAGATATGGAGCTGTTAATGTTGAGAGCCAGTATTtcagaagatagagaagctacTATGTCAAGGTTTCTTGGAGGGCTCAACCGAGAAATACAAGATAAGgtggagatgcaacactatgttgaaatagaagagatgttgcataaAGCCATTCTAGTGGAGCAGCAGCTCAAGAGGAAGGGACATTCACGTGGAAGCTATGGGACTACTCGGTTCCAAAGTCCTAAGGAAGATAAGCCTAACTACCAGAAGGAGAGTAAACCTTATCAGAAAGATGACACCAAACCTAGCAACATCTACAGCAAGGACAAAGGAAAGACAGGAGCCTCCGGTTCCAAGACCCGAGATGtcaagtgctttaagtgtcaagggcgtgggcactatgccaatgagtgtactaaTAAGAAGACGATGATTCTTCTTGACACCGGGGAGTATATGTCTCAAGATGAGAAGATACATACTGATCATGAGCAGACTGAAGAAGAGTTTGAAGAAGAACCGGTCAAGGGAAGGTTGTTAGTAACAAGAAGGCTTTTGAATCTTCAAACTAAGGCAGATGAGATTGAGCAGCGTGAGAACTTGTTCTACACTAGGTGCTTGGTTCAAGGGAAGGTATGTAGTCTTATCATTGATGGAGGCAGCTGTGTCAACGTAGCTAGTGAGACTATGGTCAAGAAGTTGGGTTTGCAAGTTCAGAAGCATCCAAAACCATATAGACTGCAGTGGCTTAATGAGCAGGGTGAGATGAGGGTCTCTGATCAAGTAGTGGTACCTATAACCATAGGGAGATATGAGGATGAGATCTTATGTGATGTGATACCTATGGAAGCGAGCCATATTCTTCTCGGACGACCATGGCAATCTGATAGACAGGTGatacatgatggcttcaccaacaaGCACTCGTTTGAATTCAGAGGTAAGAAGACAGTGCTGGTGCCATTAACCCCTAAAGAAGTGCAAGAGGATCAACTCCATttacagaaaaagaaagagattgaacTCGAAACTGATCTCAACAAGCAGCATAGCTTCTATGCCAAACAGGGAGATGTCAAACGAATTCTCTACTCtcaaaactctattttgttGCTTGTGTTTAAAGAATCTTTGCTAACCACCACTGATCATACACCGGaccatccgagtgaactagtttctcttttgcaggaatatgcagatgtgtttccagaagatagtTCTAATGGTTTACCTCCAGttcgtgggattgagcatcagatagactttgtaCCTGGTTCCACACTACCAAACCGACCTGCATACAGAACTAATCCAGTAGAGACTAGAGAATTGCAAAGACAAGTagaggaactgatggagaagggtcatatccgagagagcatgagtccatgtgcagtaccagtgcttcttgtgcctaagaaagatggtagctggcgcatgtgtgttgattgtagagcaatcaacaacataacagtgaagtatcgacaccctatccctagacttgatgatatgcttgatgaattgcatggttctaccatattttctaagatagatcttaagagtggatatcatcaaattaggatgaaagagggagatgagtggaaaactgcattcaaaACTAAGCATGGTTTATATGAGTGGTTAGTCATGCCTTTTGGATTAACCAACGCTCCTAGTACATTCATGaggttgatgaatcatgtgcttagatcattcataggcatctttgttgtagtgtactttgatgatatcctagtctATAGCAAGAGTCTTGATGATCATATAGaacatcttaggtctgttttgAATGTTTTGAGGAAAGAAAAGCTTTATGCTAATCAAAAGAAGTGCACCTTTTGCACAGATAACTTGGTTTTCCTAGGCTttattgtgagtgcagatggagt includes these proteins:
- the LOC130505799 gene encoding uncharacterized protein LOC130505799; amino-acid sequence: MGNESEEEAELVRKSRLLRVEMTEQLQQTLITTVADMIKTSITGLRDEIRQELRQATETDNYYERSRSEHSGSSSSRVSRRQRRDHEVRGLKKEELGGVKLKIPPFHGKVDPDAYLEWEKKIEIVFNCKNYTNIQRIQLAATEFYDYALSWWDQLVTMRRLNQEYPVETWSEMKSLMRKRFVPSHYHRDLHQRLRKLTQGAKTVEEYYQDMELLMLRASISEDREATMSRFLGGLNREIQDKVEMQHYVEIEEMLHKAILVEQQLKRKGHSRGSYGTTRFQSPKEDKPNYQKESKPYQKDDTKPSNIYSKDKGKTGASGSKTRDTEEEFEEEPVKGRLLVTRRLLNLQTKADEIEQRENLFYTRCLVQGKVCSLIIDGGSCVNVASETMVKKLGLQVQKHPKPYRLQWLNEQGEMRVSDQVVVPITIGRYEDEILCDVIPMEASHILLGRPWQSDRQVIHDGFTNKHSFEFRGKKTVLVPLTPKEVQEDQLHLQKKKEIELETDLNKQHSFYAKQGDVKRILYSQNSILLLVFKESLLTTTDHTPDHPSEL